In Manis pentadactyla isolate mManPen7 chromosome 8, mManPen7.hap1, whole genome shotgun sequence, the following are encoded in one genomic region:
- the LRIT2 gene encoding LOW QUALITY PROTEIN: leucine-rich repeat, immunoglobulin-like domain and transmembrane domain-containing protein 2 (The sequence of the model RefSeq protein was modified relative to this genomic sequence to represent the inferred CDS: substituted 2 bases at 2 genomic stop codons) encodes MAAVSHYFLLVLVFLDSHAAQPPCLPVCTCSEESFGRTLLCMSTSLGKIPGNLPEEFKQVRIENTPLYELPLGLFINMSTLEYLWLNFNNVTVIHPGALDHLSELKELRLEGNKLCSVPWAAFRAMQLLRILDLKHNRIDVLPEMALQXLVNLTYLDLSSNRLTVVSKSVFLNWPAYQKLQQHGSGVKVLSSLVLALHNNPWLCDCCLRGLVQFVKSISLPIILVNLYLMCRGPVSKAGQLFHETELSACVKPQISTPSVNVTIHVGQNVTLQCLAQARPLPTITWIYPLSMWREFSVLTISTAEDTALSGLVIPAAHLVDRGNYTCVASNSIGRSTLIISLHVQPAQAPSATHSLLSLSEGNAYIDLWVVKXTVHGILLEWFAVADTPEEKWFTLYIASDEALKKEVVHMGPGINTYTVDDLLPGTKYEACLSLGCQSPHQGQCVVFVTGRAQGGLEDRERLLHVTVVLYTVLLAVPVGAYVWAAQAPGSCREWGLHCCPLHRKALRCPHAVPQHRDGSCRDHIAVCEDGPGHRNAEGDEENGGKGDSG; translated from the exons ATGGCTGCAGTTTCTCACTATTTCCTGCTAGTTCTGGTCTTTCTGGATTCGCATGCAGCTCAGCCACCCTGTCTGCCAGTATGTACCTGCTCAGAAGAGAGTTTTGGCAG GACTTTGCTGTGCATGTCTACCTCTTTGGGAAAGATTCCAGGTAACCTTCCTGAAGAGTTCAAGCAAGTGAGAATTGAAAATACGCCCCTATATGAACTGCCCCTGGGGCTTTTCATCAACATGAGCACCTTGGAATACCTTTGGCTCAATTTTAATAATGTCACAGTGATCCACCCAGGAGCCCTGGACCACCTGTCAGAACTGAAAGAACTGAGGCTGGAAGGGAACAAACTCTGTTCAGTGCCATGGGCAGCTTTCCGTGCTATGCAGCTCCTGAGGATCTTGGATCTCAAACACAACAGGATTGATGTACTCCCTGAGATGGCTCTTCAGTAGTTGGTCAACCTGACCTACCTTGATCTATCATCCAATAGGCTTACAGTTGTATCCAAGAGTGTCTTTTTGAACTGGCCAGCCTACCAGAAACTCCAGCAGCATGGCTCTGGGGTGAAAGTTCTTTCCAGCCTGGTGCTGGCACTGCACAACAACCCCTGGCTATGTGACTGTTGCCTAAGAGGACTTGTCCAGTTTGTAAAGTCCATCAGCCTCCCCATCATCCTGGTGAATCTGTACCTGATGTGCCGAGGCCCTGTCTCCAAGGCAGGGCAGCTCTTTCATGAAACTGAGCTCAGTGCTTGTGTAAAGCCACAGATCTCAACCCCCAGTGTCAACGTCACCATCCACGTGGGACAGAACGTGACCCTGCAATGTCTGGCACAGGCCAGACCCTTACCAACCATTACATGGATTTATCCCCTGAGCATGTGGAGAGAATTTT CAGTGTTGACCATATCTACTGCGGAAGATACTGCTCTATCAGGGCTGGTCATACCTGCTGCCCACCTGGTAGACAGGGGCAATTACACCTGTGTGGCCTCCAACTCCATTGGCAGGAGCACCCTTATCATCTCCCTCCACGTCCAACCTGCCCAGGCCCCGTCTGCAACTCATTCTCTTTTGTCCCTCTCCGAGGGCAACGCCTACATTGACCTGTGGGTTGTCAAGTAGACAGTGCATGGGATCCTGCTGGAGTGGTTTGCGGTGGCCGACACCCCTGAGGAGAAGTGGTTCACCCTCTATATTGCATCAGATGAAGCCCTCAAGAAGGAGGTGGTCCACATGGGCCCTGGAATCAACACATACACCGTGGATGACCTCCTCCCTGGCACGAAATATGAGGCATGCCTCAGCCTGGGCTGCCAGTCCCCCCACCAGGGCCAGTGTGTGGTCTTTGTGACCGGCAGAGCCCAGGGAGGGCTGGAGGACCGGGAGCGCCTGCTGCACGTCACGGTCGTTCTGTACACTGTGCTGCTCGCAGTGCCTGTGGGTGCCTACGTCTGGGCAGCCCAGGCCCCCGGCAGCTGCAGGGAGTGGGGCCTGCACTGCTGTCCTCTACACAGAAAAGCCCTCAGGTGCCCTCATGCAGTCCCGCAGCACAGGGACGGCTCCTGCAGGGACCACATAGCTGTCTGTGAGGACGGCCCAGGACACAGAAATGCTGAGGGGGATGAGGAGAATGGTGGAAAGGGAGATAGTGGCTGA